In Magnetococcales bacterium, one genomic interval encodes:
- a CDS encoding diguanylate cyclase: MTTMENKPESQDGELVFYEESKATDAPPEPHLDAWKVMIIDDAPDIHASTTLVLKKYRFENRQLEFINGYSGEEAKQLMAAHPDTAILLLDVVMETEHAGLDVVHYIRNELKNPFVRIILRTGQPGQVPEEDIFIRFDINDYREKSSLSRQKLLTSLTSALRAYRDIMALEKARQVLKETGNALKKSEESLQKAQALAHIGSWDWDIVQGRMSWSDEMFQIFDISPEAFDGTYDAFLQLISHHDREKVANSLQKALVSGDNHFDWEYRLTRSNGQFRTVHVVSEIYRDASATAVRMIGTVHDISQQREHEARNERSYQTRIAISALLETGLEPLSMTRQLEVALDIILTIPWLAILNKGSIFLYDKTNQELVLTAQRNLSDYLRTACAKLPMGYCLCGRAAQTRKIVFSAHLDHRHDITYDGISAHGHYCVPILSRSRLLGVLNLYVPDGHPREGEEDAFMTTIANTLAGIIERREMEDRLRCAEERLKNLAHHDPLTGLPNRLLFIELLKKNLAFSRREKWKLAIMFMDLDRFKAVNDTFGHETGDMLLKEAGERIISCLRECDVVARMGGDEFTILLPEVIDQNKLGVVARRIIKQLQKPFIVDKNSCEIGTSIGISIYPDDGNSPEQLLKNADQAMYAVKKEGRNDYKFFQDPKEPKKTDSKTQKEASGKSNHHSGTKPKKKSSPKAKKTPNINSLKKSTGPKKKGKE; the protein is encoded by the coding sequence ATGACGACGATGGAAAACAAGCCGGAGAGCCAGGACGGTGAACTGGTTTTTTATGAAGAGTCCAAAGCGACCGATGCCCCACCCGAGCCGCACCTTGATGCGTGGAAGGTGATGATTATCGACGATGCCCCGGATATCCACGCCTCCACCACACTCGTACTCAAAAAATATCGTTTCGAAAACCGGCAGCTGGAATTTATCAACGGCTATTCCGGAGAGGAAGCCAAACAGTTGATGGCGGCCCATCCCGACACCGCTATTCTGCTGTTGGATGTGGTGATGGAGACCGAACACGCCGGTCTTGATGTGGTTCATTATATCCGTAACGAGCTGAAAAACCCCTTTGTCCGCATCATTCTCCGCACCGGTCAGCCGGGCCAGGTACCGGAGGAGGATATATTTATTCGTTTTGATATCAACGACTATCGGGAAAAATCAAGTTTAAGCCGACAAAAACTCCTCACCTCCCTCACCAGCGCCCTCAGAGCCTACCGGGACATCATGGCCCTGGAAAAAGCCCGCCAGGTGTTGAAGGAAACCGGCAACGCCCTGAAAAAAAGTGAAGAAAGCCTGCAAAAAGCCCAAGCCCTCGCCCACATCGGTAGCTGGGATTGGGATATCGTCCAGGGTCGGATGAGCTGGTCCGATGAGATGTTTCAGATTTTTGATATCTCCCCGGAGGCTTTCGACGGCACCTATGATGCCTTTCTACAATTGATCTCCCATCATGATCGGGAAAAAGTGGCCAACTCCCTGCAAAAGGCCCTCGTCAGTGGGGATAACCATTTTGACTGGGAATACCGTCTGACCCGCTCCAACGGCCAATTTCGCACGGTACATGTGGTGTCAGAAATCTATCGGGACGCCTCTGCCACAGCGGTGCGAATGATCGGCACGGTGCACGATATTTCTCAACAGCGGGAACATGAGGCCCGCAACGAACGCTCCTATCAAACCAGAATCGCCATCAGCGCCCTCCTGGAAACGGGTCTGGAGCCCCTCTCCATGACCCGACAACTGGAAGTGGCCCTTGATATTATTCTCACCATTCCATGGCTGGCAATCCTCAACAAAGGCTCCATCTTTCTTTACGATAAAACCAATCAGGAGCTGGTGCTGACAGCCCAACGCAACCTGTCGGATTATCTTCGGACTGCGTGTGCCAAGCTTCCCATGGGATACTGTCTTTGTGGTCGAGCCGCCCAAACCCGGAAGATCGTTTTTTCAGCCCACCTGGATCACCGCCACGACATCACCTATGACGGCATCAGCGCCCACGGTCACTACTGTGTCCCCATTCTCTCCCGCTCCCGGCTCCTGGGGGTGTTGAACCTCTACGTCCCTGACGGCCATCCCCGGGAAGGAGAGGAGGATGCCTTCATGACCACCATAGCCAACACCCTGGCTGGCATCATCGAACGCCGGGAGATGGAAGACCGGCTGCGGTGTGCCGAGGAGCGCCTGAAAAATCTAGCCCACCACGATCCCCTGACGGGGCTGCCCAATCGACTGCTTTTTATTGAACTCCTGAAAAAAAACCTGGCCTTCTCCCGGCGGGAAAAGTGGAAGCTGGCTATCATGTTCATGGATCTGGATCGCTTCAAGGCGGTCAACGATACCTTTGGCCATGAAACCGGGGATATGTTGCTCAAGGAAGCCGGGGAGCGGATCATCAGCTGTTTGCGGGAGTGTGATGTCGTAGCCCGGATGGGGGGGGATGAATTTACCATTCTGCTGCCGGAGGTGATCGATCAGAACAAACTGGGCGTGGTCGCACGTCGGATCATCAAACAGCTGCAAAAACCGTTCATCGTAGATAAAAACAGCTGCGAGATTGGCACTTCCATCGGCATCTCCATCTATCCCGACGATGGGAACAGCCCGGAGCAGCTCCTGAAAAATGCCGATCAGGCGATGTATGCAGTCAAAAAAGAGGGTCGCAACGATTATAAATTTTTCCAGGATCCCAAAGAGCCAAAAAAAACCGACAGCAAAACCCAGAAAGAAGCCAGCGGTAAAAGCAATCATCATTCCGGCACCAAGCCTAAAAAAAAATCTAGCCCCAAGGCCAAAAAAACACCCAACATCAATTCTCTCAAAAAATCGACTGGCCCAAAGAAAAAAGGGAAGGAATAG
- a CDS encoding efflux RND transporter periplasmic adaptor subunit yields MPIKSPIHLVFVALFGAVLFLDTPSFPEVSDNHSGSDFQEAPFFQITPGLAEETADGQTYTSSVNGILHPARETTLSSQLDAAIVRLSVKEGEAFRKGQELVVFDCRVYRARLKKAKSEVTIAREEVKSNKELESFQSVSRLALAISEAELTRAKAEEEEAKTRVSRCSIYAPFAGRVVKRHAHPHQYLSRGDELLEILDHRRLYLHFLISSDWLKWVKPGLTFPVRIRETGDRYEASIALLGAKVDPVSRTIKVRADIKGVHPELMAGMSGTAYFNPPTPPPSSLNSSLSGLEAYDLPPSLSTLP; encoded by the coding sequence ATGCCAATAAAATCTCCCATCCATCTGGTTTTCGTGGCTCTTTTTGGAGCGGTATTGTTTTTGGATACCCCTTCGTTTCCGGAAGTCTCAGACAATCATTCTGGCTCTGATTTTCAGGAAGCTCCTTTTTTTCAGATAACCCCGGGGCTCGCTGAGGAAACCGCTGACGGTCAAACCTATACCTCCTCCGTTAATGGTATTTTGCACCCGGCCCGGGAGACCACTCTCTCCAGCCAGCTGGATGCAGCCATTGTCCGGCTTTCGGTCAAGGAGGGGGAGGCTTTCCGAAAAGGGCAGGAGCTGGTGGTATTTGACTGCCGGGTCTATCGGGCCCGGCTGAAAAAGGCCAAATCCGAGGTGACCATCGCCCGGGAAGAGGTGAAGTCCAACAAGGAGCTGGAAAGTTTCCAATCAGTCAGCCGTCTGGCGTTGGCCATCTCCGAAGCGGAACTCACCCGCGCAAAGGCCGAGGAGGAAGAGGCCAAAACCCGGGTCTCCAGGTGCAGCATCTACGCCCCCTTTGCCGGGCGAGTGGTCAAGCGCCACGCCCACCCCCATCAATATCTCTCCCGGGGGGATGAACTGCTGGAAATATTGGACCACCGCCGCCTCTATCTCCATTTTTTGATCTCTTCGGATTGGCTCAAATGGGTCAAACCCGGTCTGACTTTTCCGGTTCGCATTCGGGAAACCGGCGACCGCTACGAAGCGAGCATCGCTCTCTTGGGAGCCAAGGTGGATCCGGTGAGTCGCACCATCAAGGTGAGAGCCGATATCAAGGGGGTTCATCCGGAGCTGATGGCAGGGATGAGCGGTACCGCCTATTTTAATCCCCCCACTCCCCCTCCCTCCTCCCTCAACTCTTCCCTGTCAGGCCTGGAAGCGTATGATCTACCCCCCTCTCTCTCCACCTTGCCATGA
- a CDS encoding efflux RND transporter periplasmic adaptor subunit, translating into MPGLAVGRIKPTGSVVASASGGDSRANSPTVSSTLPPLRQELELSPGPPAEDGSPTWTLLDPVRNRFFRFGWSEFQLLARWHLGEADKIIAEVNGNTTLQIGPAEVERIKLFLSGHFLLMPQGEEVITGLWGRFAGLRRLQKNRWPDRLLFARFPLFDPDRFLVATLPFLQFFFSRFFPPLLAIAALFSLWVLFNQWDTFIHTLPDFFTVPGAILFATGFLAAKLAHEFSHAYVAKYHGLRVPTMGVAFLIFWPVFYTDTTDSWRLSKRRQRMAIAGAGVAAELVMAVLATFVWSLVAAGPLKSVCFVLATVSWVITLTVNLNPLVHFDGYYLLSDALGLPNLQQRAFGVGRWRIRRWILGLNMPSPEGSSPPGGRLTILTLYAFGAWVYRLFLFTTISLMVYHFVFKLLGWFLLVGGIGWFIVRPVVGEILSWRQEAGAIRINFINTFWILALLALLAWLIFPWPTRVRAPAVLESEVTARIHAPFPARIQSLQAAYGEVVKKGQPLLTLDSPDLQDEETKSALRVRYLEAELSRSRKQKKLAQKRQVTAGRLAKARRELSGHRQQKARLSITAPVAGTVRWLDRALRPGLWVDENRLLALLTDPAQPTVLAYLEEINLNRAGVGQAARFFPENPRLPAIDLQVSTIDPAAIRALDSPLLATAFGGEVTTLSEESLETREARYRIRLTPVDPGITVTEAIRGVVIISGRRESLLLGYWQELVALWVRESGM; encoded by the coding sequence ATGCCCGGGTTGGCTGTCGGGCGGATAAAGCCAACGGGGTCCGTTGTTGCTTCTGCCAGCGGGGGGGATTCAAGAGCCAACTCTCCCACCGTTTCCTCCACCCTCCCCCCTTTGCGACAGGAGTTGGAACTCTCTCCCGGCCCCCCTGCCGAGGATGGTTCCCCCACCTGGACCCTGCTCGACCCGGTGCGAAACCGTTTTTTTCGTTTTGGCTGGTCGGAATTTCAACTCCTCGCCCGCTGGCATCTGGGGGAGGCTGACAAGATCATCGCCGAGGTCAACGGGAACACCACCCTGCAAATTGGTCCTGCCGAGGTGGAGCGGATCAAGCTTTTTTTGAGTGGCCATTTTTTGTTGATGCCCCAGGGGGAAGAGGTGATTACCGGTTTGTGGGGGCGGTTTGCCGGGCTGCGCCGTCTGCAAAAAAACCGCTGGCCGGATCGCCTGCTTTTCGCCCGCTTTCCCCTGTTTGATCCAGACCGCTTTTTGGTGGCGACGCTCCCCTTTCTGCAATTTTTCTTTTCCCGCTTTTTTCCCCCTCTGCTGGCGATAGCAGCCCTCTTCAGCCTCTGGGTGCTCTTCAACCAGTGGGACACCTTTATCCATACCCTGCCGGATTTTTTTACGGTTCCCGGAGCCATTCTTTTTGCCACCGGTTTTTTGGCTGCCAAGCTCGCCCACGAATTTTCCCACGCCTATGTCGCCAAATATCACGGCTTGCGGGTTCCGACCATGGGGGTGGCTTTTTTAATTTTTTGGCCGGTTTTTTATACCGATACCACCGATTCCTGGCGGCTTTCCAAACGACGGCAGCGCATGGCCATTGCCGGGGCTGGGGTGGCGGCGGAGTTGGTGATGGCGGTGTTGGCCACTTTTGTCTGGAGTTTGGTGGCGGCAGGGCCTCTTAAGAGTGTCTGTTTTGTGCTGGCGACGGTGAGTTGGGTGATTACCCTGACGGTCAATCTCAACCCATTGGTGCACTTTGACGGCTACTATCTGTTATCCGATGCCCTGGGGTTGCCCAATCTGCAACAGCGGGCTTTTGGGGTGGGGCGTTGGCGGATCAGGCGTTGGATATTGGGGCTTAACATGCCCTCCCCGGAAGGGAGTTCTCCCCCTGGGGGGCGGCTCACCATTTTGACCCTCTATGCGTTTGGAGCGTGGGTTTATCGGCTTTTTCTTTTCACCACCATCTCTTTGATGGTGTACCATTTTGTTTTCAAACTGTTGGGTTGGTTTTTGTTGGTGGGGGGCATCGGCTGGTTTATCGTCCGACCCGTGGTGGGTGAAATTTTAAGCTGGCGGCAGGAGGCTGGGGCCATTCGGATCAACTTTATCAATACTTTCTGGATTTTGGCCCTCTTGGCCTTGCTGGCTTGGCTTATCTTTCCCTGGCCTACCCGGGTGCGAGCACCGGCGGTGTTGGAGTCGGAGGTGACCGCACGCATTCACGCCCCCTTCCCGGCCCGCATCCAGAGCCTGCAAGCCGCTTATGGCGAGGTGGTTAAAAAGGGGCAACCCCTTCTCACTTTGGACTCCCCGGATTTGCAGGATGAGGAGACCAAGTCGGCCCTCAGGGTGCGTTATCTGGAAGCGGAACTTTCCCGAAGCCGCAAACAAAAAAAACTGGCTCAAAAGCGCCAAGTGACTGCCGGACGTCTGGCCAAGGCCCGACGGGAGCTTTCCGGCCATCGCCAGCAAAAGGCCCGACTCAGCATCACCGCTCCCGTGGCAGGCACGGTTCGTTGGCTGGACCGGGCGTTGCGACCAGGATTGTGGGTGGATGAAAATCGTCTACTGGCCCTCTTGACGGATCCGGCTCAACCGACGGTGCTGGCCTATCTGGAGGAGATCAACCTCAACCGGGCGGGTGTGGGGCAGGCCGCGCGATTTTTCCCGGAAAACCCCCGTCTGCCTGCTATTGATCTTCAGGTTTCCACCATCGATCCTGCGGCCATTCGGGCGCTGGACTCTCCACTGCTCGCCACAGCCTTTGGTGGGGAAGTCACCACCCTCAGTGAGGAGAGCCTGGAGACCCGGGAAGCCCGCTATCGGATTCGCCTGACCCCGGTGGATCCCGGAATAACCGTCACCGAAGCCATTCGGGGTGTGGTGATTATTTCAGGCCGAAGGGAAAGCCTGCTTCTCGGTTATTGGCAGGAGCTGGTGGCGTTGTGGGTGCGGGAGAGTGGGATGTGA
- a CDS encoding efflux RND transporter periplasmic adaptor subunit — translation MDPRDHQITALSTFIHLEERARNTTNGAELAFLMVNETPRLIPCPMVAFWLLDGTGRPRVEAVSGVDRPERDAPFSRWLRGVVKSTLKDKNPGAVSDIPPEMAGVSAKDRKISHTGNPSPQVSQTQGEGGIWRGLYGLWCPFVDGDGRVVAGLWLGRENQWQEQEKLLLAKLTAAFAHAWHTLHPRGTFSKLFGGLKRQPWRLIPPLLLAAALTLPVPQTVLAPAQVTPLTPFPVTAPLAGVVKHFAVKPNQSVHLGDLLFELDDTSPLSQLDLARGALEVARAEYDNTRQKVLMGDDPGRKVDLLVQKTKVELKAMEVAHYSKVLKRSQVRAERDGIAIFGDVNDWLGRPVKVGEKVLTVADPSQVALTIWLPVADAISLTPEARVALFLNIEPTRPLPARLKRSGYEPALAPDGFLAFNLLAHFSPNLPPPRIGLRGTAKIYGEEVPLYYYLIRRPLAAMRQWLGF, via the coding sequence ATGGACCCACGGGATCATCAAATCACGGCGCTTTCCACCTTTATCCATCTGGAGGAGCGTGCCAGAAATACCACCAATGGGGCGGAGCTGGCCTTTTTGATGGTGAACGAAACACCTCGCCTGATTCCCTGTCCGATGGTGGCCTTTTGGTTATTGGATGGTACAGGGCGACCCCGGGTAGAGGCCGTCTCGGGTGTGGATCGCCCTGAGCGTGACGCCCCCTTTTCCCGCTGGCTGCGAGGGGTGGTTAAATCCACCCTGAAGGATAAAAATCCTGGTGCTGTTTCGGATATTCCTCCGGAGATGGCTGGCGTCTCTGCCAAAGATCGAAAAATATCCCACACAGGAAATCCTTCACCACAGGTGTCCCAGACCCAGGGAGAGGGAGGGATCTGGCGGGGGCTTTATGGTTTGTGGTGTCCCTTTGTGGATGGGGATGGTCGGGTGGTGGCCGGTTTGTGGCTGGGGCGGGAAAATCAGTGGCAGGAGCAGGAAAAACTGCTCTTGGCCAAGCTCACCGCCGCCTTTGCCCACGCCTGGCACACCCTCCATCCCAGGGGAACCTTTTCCAAACTGTTTGGGGGGTTGAAGCGCCAACCTTGGCGTCTGATCCCACCGCTACTGCTGGCAGCCGCACTCACGCTACCCGTACCCCAAACAGTCCTGGCGCCTGCCCAGGTCACCCCTCTCACCCCCTTTCCGGTAACCGCTCCCCTGGCTGGGGTGGTGAAACATTTTGCGGTAAAGCCCAATCAGTCGGTACACCTGGGAGATCTTCTCTTCGAGCTGGATGACACCTCTCCGTTGAGCCAGCTGGATCTGGCCAGGGGGGCTCTGGAGGTGGCCCGGGCCGAGTATGACAACACCCGGCAAAAGGTGCTGATGGGGGATGATCCGGGGCGCAAGGTGGATCTGTTGGTGCAGAAAACCAAAGTGGAACTCAAAGCCATGGAGGTGGCCCACTACTCCAAGGTGCTCAAACGCTCCCAGGTGCGGGCCGAACGGGATGGCATCGCCATCTTTGGGGATGTGAACGATTGGCTGGGCAGGCCCGTCAAGGTGGGGGAAAAGGTGCTTACCGTGGCCGACCCCAGCCAGGTCGCCCTCACCATCTGGCTGCCGGTGGCCGATGCGATCTCTCTCACGCCGGAAGCCCGGGTGGCGCTTTTCCTCAACATCGAACCCACCCGCCCCCTACCCGCTCGCCTGAAACGTTCCGGTTATGAGCCTGCCTTGGCTCCGGACGGTTTTTTGGCGTTTAATCTATTGGCCCATTTTTCACCCAATCTCCCCCCACCCCGCATTGGCCTGCGTGGAACCGCCAAGATTTATGGGGAGGAGGTGCCTCTTTACTATTATCTCATTCGAAGGCCTCTTGCGGCGATGCGGCAATGGCTGGGGTTTTGA
- a CDS encoding HAMP domain-containing histidine kinase → MTQAPPAHPVHSRQTLSITLQLLVLTLVLSALLGGVWGRIHIEGVRESLRENFSGQLIARARDSRIRLDNYVKFHHYAAELFLTQRKFIDYLETHPPPSKLIQHGRTPAWFPDRSIQRTFIKARHTLLLDQAGNIREMFSRGGKKVPGELLEKLLMHRQLPKGKESRILQLGEVLYLMTLQSISKEVGEEWGWLVLATPMDDRFLLASQGLVSTTGLLGLVDMDTHRILVSGDIEQIPVGTPVDQLDQRFVVQKEAFFDYGNSEVILKLVMLAPLAEFQELMNEVSREALVEIVLVSFAFSAIFSLVILWFLHHLQNFTGEMQSFARNRLGLEFQIATRGGPLNRMREQFSLMAENILAAREREAEHNQELKETNSALNNSLQMIKRTQSQLLQSEKMAALGGLVAGIAHEINTPVGIGYTTATHLEGVTRQLKNSYKESQLKRSELEDYLDTASESSQLIAANLRRAADLIGSFKRVAVDQTSEKRRTLRVKPYFEEVLLSLGPKLKNRHHTITLNCPEALQIDSFPGALSQILSNLIINSLDHAFSEKEEGKIEIEVSRKENFILFCYRDSGRGMEADSVKRIFEPFYTTARGRGGSGLGMHIVFNLVTQTLGGTIHCHSRPGEGTTFDITIPMT, encoded by the coding sequence TTGACTCAAGCCCCACCGGCCCATCCTGTCCATTCCCGCCAAACGCTTTCCATCACCCTGCAACTCTTGGTGCTGACCTTGGTTTTGAGCGCTTTGTTGGGAGGTGTCTGGGGGCGGATTCACATTGAGGGTGTGCGGGAATCCCTGCGGGAAAATTTTTCAGGACAGCTGATCGCCCGAGCCCGGGACAGCCGCATCCGTTTGGATAATTACGTTAAATTTCACCACTATGCCGCTGAGCTTTTTCTGACCCAGAGAAAATTTATCGACTATCTGGAAACACACCCACCTCCCTCCAAACTCATTCAGCATGGTCGCACCCCTGCCTGGTTTCCGGATCGCTCCATCCAACGCACCTTCATCAAGGCCCGACATACCCTGCTGTTGGATCAAGCCGGTAACATTCGGGAAATGTTCAGCCGGGGGGGGAAGAAGGTGCCGGGGGAGCTGTTGGAAAAATTATTGATGCACCGGCAGCTTCCCAAAGGCAAGGAGAGCCGGATTTTGCAACTGGGGGAGGTGCTCTATCTCATGACACTCCAGTCCATATCCAAGGAAGTGGGTGAAGAGTGGGGATGGTTGGTGCTGGCCACCCCCATGGATGATCGATTTTTGTTGGCCTCCCAGGGATTGGTCAGCACCACTGGCCTGCTGGGACTGGTGGATATGGATACCCACCGTATCCTGGTGAGCGGCGATATCGAACAGATTCCGGTGGGAACGCCTGTTGATCAACTGGATCAACGGTTTGTGGTGCAAAAGGAGGCTTTTTTTGATTATGGCAACTCCGAGGTCATTCTGAAACTGGTGATGCTGGCCCCCTTGGCAGAGTTCCAGGAGTTGATGAACGAGGTCTCCCGGGAAGCCCTTGTGGAAATCGTCCTGGTCAGTTTTGCCTTTTCAGCCATTTTTTCGTTGGTGATCCTGTGGTTTTTACACCACCTGCAAAATTTTACCGGCGAGATGCAGAGCTTTGCCCGCAACCGACTGGGATTGGAATTTCAAATCGCCACCCGGGGTGGTCCTTTGAATCGCATGCGGGAACAGTTCAGCCTGATGGCGGAAAATATTTTGGCCGCCCGAGAGAGGGAGGCAGAACACAATCAGGAACTCAAAGAGACCAACAGCGCCCTCAACAACTCCCTGCAGATGATCAAACGAACCCAAAGCCAGCTTTTGCAATCGGAAAAAATGGCTGCCCTGGGGGGATTGGTGGCAGGCATTGCCCATGAAATCAATACCCCCGTCGGCATTGGCTATACTACCGCAACCCATTTGGAAGGGGTTACCCGGCAACTGAAAAACAGTTATAAGGAAAGCCAGCTGAAGCGCTCGGAGCTGGAGGATTATCTGGATACGGCATCAGAATCGAGCCAGTTGATCGCGGCCAACCTGCGCCGTGCAGCAGACCTGATCGGCTCTTTCAAACGGGTGGCCGTCGATCAAACCAGTGAAAAACGCCGCACTTTGCGAGTCAAACCCTACTTTGAGGAAGTGCTGTTAAGCCTGGGGCCCAAACTCAAAAACAGACACCACACAATTACCCTGAACTGCCCGGAAGCGTTGCAAATCGACAGCTTTCCCGGGGCGCTTTCCCAAATTCTTTCCAACCTCATCATCAACTCCCTGGACCATGCATTTTCCGAAAAAGAAGAAGGAAAAATTGAGATAGAGGTTTCACGTAAGGAAAACTTTATCTTATTCTGCTATCGTGACAGTGGCCGTGGCATGGAAGCTGACTCAGTGAAAAGAATTTTCGAGCCGTTCTATACCACGGCCCGGGGGCGGGGCGGCAGTGGGCTGGGCATGCATATCGTTTTCAATCTGGTGACTCAAACGTTGGGGGGAACCATCCACTGTCATAGCCGCCCAGGAGAGGGGACAACGTTCGACATCACGATACCCATGACGTGA